The following proteins come from a genomic window of Anticarsia gemmatalis isolate Benzon Research Colony breed Stoneville strain chromosome 25, ilAntGemm2 primary, whole genome shotgun sequence:
- the LOC142983987 gene encoding serine protease snk-like → MLLMLICLISISRTSTVGEKAFRACKSFGQAMLECDNILHPENRVRVPVDLLLYPHMVLIGFRKELQDPPAWKCGGSLISESWVLTAAHCIEDRENGRANIMRVGTATFEFDEVDELIQETSVAEIVPHPEYKATSKYHDIALMKAHPRFILSRDIRIACLHLGQDVSHLNMTIIGFGKTSPSALFGSETLMTVDVDPIDSEICNKSMKFLIKKKLLEFGIIESQLCAGDYENGGRDTCQGDSGGPLQVLEERVDCQKSFPLPIIVGVTSFGRDCGRKMAPGVYTRVSEYIEWIESVVWPN, encoded by the coding sequence ATGTTACTGATGTTGATATGTTTAATATCAATATCTCGTACTTCTACAGTTGGGGAAAAAGCATTCAGGGCTTGCAAGAGCTTCGGACAAGCGATGCTGGAATGCGACAACATTTTACACCCGGAGAACAGAGTTCGAGTGCCAGTTGATCTTCTTCTGTATCCTCATATGGTGCTGATAGGCTTCAGAAAAGAACTCCAAGACCCTCCAGCCTGGAAGTGTGGTGGAAGTCTGATCAGTGAATCTTGGGTGTTAACCGCTGCTCATTGTATTGAAGATAGAGAGAACGGAAGAGCTAACATCATGAGAGTAGGCACAGCTACCTTCGAATTTGATGAAGTAGACGAATTAATTCAAGAAACTTCTGTAGCTGAGATAGTTCCACATCCAGAATACAAAGCCACTTCGAAGTATCATGACATTGCTTTGATGAAAGCGCATCCTCGGTTCATTCTCAGTCGAGACATAAGGATTGCTTGTCTGCATTTGGGACAAGATGTAAGCCATTTAAATATGACAATAATAGGCTTCGGAAAAACGTCTCCCAGTGCTTTATTCGGCAGTGAGACCTTGATGACTGTGGATGTGGATCCTATAGACAGTGAAATTTGTAACAAGTCAATGAAGTTTTTGATCAAAAAGAAGCTTCTAGAATTTGGTATAATAGAGAGCCAGCTGTGTGCTGGAGATTATGAAAATGGTGGAAGGGATACCTGTCAGGGAGATTCTGGAGGTCCTCTTCAAGTCTTGGAAGAGAGAGTAGATTGTCAGAAGAGTTTTCCTCTGCCTATTATAGTAGGAGTGACGTCTTTTGGAAGAGACTGTGGTAGAAAGATGGCTCCAGGAGTGTATACGAGGGTCTCGGAGTACATTGAGTGGATTGAAAGTGTTGTGTGGCCTAATTAG